ATTGAGTGGAAAGAACAGTGTGTGAATTATCTAAATGGCATTTTTGCATTTGGTGTGTGGGATGAACAAACGGCATCGCTCTTTCTGTGTCGTGATCGTCTAGGTGTAAAGCCTCTGTATTACACTGAACAACAAGAAGGATTACTATTTGCATCGGAGGTCAAGGCATTATTTGCACATCCAGCAGTCCAACCGTTTGTTAATAGGGAAGGTCTTGCGACAATCATGGCTGTAGGACCATCTAAACCGCCCGGAAAGTCGTTGTTCCATAATATTCATGAACTACGACCAGGATACGCAATGCGGTATTCAAAAGAGGGATTACGTATATGGCAATACTGGCAGCTTCAAAGCAAAAAACATGAAGAATCATTAGAAGAGACGATTGACCATGTACGGTATTTACTAACCGATGCTATTGAGCGTCAACTAGTCTCAGATGTACCGATCTGTACATTCCTTTCTGGAGGGCTTGATTCCAGCATTATTACTGGAATAGCAGCAAACAACTTCCAACAACAAAAGAAAGGTAAACTCCACACGTACTCTATCGACTATGAGGACAATGAACGTTTCTTTAATCCGCATGCTTTTCAAAATTCAACGGATACCTATTGGATACAAAAAATGAAAGACTCGTTTGATACAACACATCATGCGGAGCAAATTAGCCAACAACAGTTAATTGACTTGTTGAAAGAAGCGGTCTTTGTAAGAGATGCACCTGGTATGGCTGATGTTGACTCATCCTTACTATGGTTTTGCCGAGAAATAAAAAGAGATTTTACGGTTGCTTTATCAGGGGAATGTGCCGATGAAATATTCGGTGGTTATCCATGGTTCAAAGAAAGAGCGACTGGTTTCCCTTGGATTCGTTCATTACACGAAAGAACGGCTATGTTACGCGAGGAATGGCGTACAAAGTTAGCTGTTGAAAATTATGCGCAGCATGTTTATGAACAAACGATTGGTGAAGTACCTTATTTAGAAGGGGAAAGCACAGATGCAGCGCAACATCGTGAAATGTTTTATTTAAACACGGTATGGTTTATGCAGACTTTGCTAGAACGGAAAGACCGCATGAGTATGGGGGCGAGTCTTGAGGTGCGTGTGCCATTCGCAGACCATCGGCTTGTGGAATATGCATGGAATATTCCTTGGGAAATGAAAAAT
This DNA window, taken from Lysinibacillus sp. FSL M8-0337, encodes the following:
- the asnB gene encoding asparagine synthase (glutamine-hydrolyzing), whose protein sequence is MCGITGWASFKRDLRKSESIVKLMAQTLSKRGPDDENIWCNEHIAFGHRRLAVIDLIGGKQPMVKKHDGVTYVITYNGELYNTEELRKELQTRGYVFTTQSDTEVLLTAYIEWKEQCVNYLNGIFAFGVWDEQTASLFLCRDRLGVKPLYYTEQQEGLLFASEVKALFAHPAVQPFVNREGLATIMAVGPSKPPGKSLFHNIHELRPGYAMRYSKEGLRIWQYWQLQSKKHEESLEETIDHVRYLLTDAIERQLVSDVPICTFLSGGLDSSIITGIAANNFQQQKKGKLHTYSIDYEDNERFFNPHAFQNSTDTYWIQKMKDSFDTTHHAEQISQQQLIDLLKEAVFVRDAPGMADVDSSLLWFCREIKRDFTVALSGECADEIFGGYPWFKERATGFPWIRSLHERTAMLREEWRTKLAVENYAQHVYEQTIGEVPYLEGESTDAAQHREMFYLNTVWFMQTLLERKDRMSMGASLEVRVPFADHRLVEYAWNIPWEMKNLDGMEKGLLRKAMAHLLPEEVLYRKKNPYPKTYHPVYTAGVQKWLTEIMSDKHSVLHEFFERQKLVELIDSGGSSFKEPWYGQLMAGPQLLAYLGQIDTWFKHYNIQLKEN